Proteins encoded within one genomic window of Bombus vancouverensis nearcticus chromosome 4, iyBomVanc1_principal, whole genome shotgun sequence:
- the Tmem18 gene encoding transmembrane protein 18 isoform X2 produces the protein MFPRSFVKRDLAIEWRDPWLALLLTFHIAVTMTALMTRNHANFQIMLFLALLLLVYFSESINEVAASNWMLFSRQQYFDSNGLFISVVFSVPILMNCMIMIASWLYQSSQLMTSLKRAQLRQQARNREMEDESVNTNGTVVREKQE, from the exons ATGTTCCCGCGTTCATTCGTTAAACGTGATTTGGCA ATTGAATGGCGGGATCCATGGCTTGCATTATTGTTAACTTTCCATATTGCTGTCACAATGACTGCATTAATGACAAGAAACCATGCCAATTTTCAAATTATGTTATTCCTTGCTCTGT TACTTTTGGTATATTTCTCTGAAAGCATCAATGAAGTTGCTGCGTCTAACTGGAT GTTGTTCTCAAGGCAACAATATTTTGATTCCAATGGGCTCTTTATATCTGTCGTGTTCTCTGTGCCTATCTTGATGAATTGCATGATTATGATT GCAAGCTGGCTTTATCAATCTAGTCAATTAATGACCAGTTTGAAGAGAGCACAATTGAGGCAACAAGCAAGGAACCGGGAAATGGAAGATGAATCTGTGAACACAAATGGGACTGTTGTAAGAGAAAAGCAAGAATAA
- the MED31 gene encoding mediator complex subunit 31 produces MNRLDDPPGLMKGRKPSFIGMNGGPETDDQQRLRFQVELEFVQCLANPNYLNFLAQRGYFKDATFINYLKYLLYWKEPEYAKYLKYPMCLYFLDLLQYEHFRREVVNSQCTKFIDDQQILLWQHYTRRRTRLLQTAAEQTQHANPQNNESDFGRTMLKHE; encoded by the exons ATGAACCGTTTGGATGATCCTCCGGGTCTCATGAAAGGCAGAAAACCATCTTTCATTGGAATGAACG GAGGCCCAGAAACAGACGATCAACAACGCTTAAGATTCCAAGTTGAATTAGAGTTTGTTCAGTGTCTTGCAAATCCAAATTACTTAAATT ttTTAGCACAACGTGGATATTTTAAGGATGCAACATTTATAAATTACCTTAAATATCTGTTATACTGGAAGGAACCAGAATatgcaaagtatttgaaatatcCTATGTGTTTGTATTTCTTAGATTTATTACAATATGAGCACTTTAGAAGAGAAGTAGTAAACTCTCAATGTACAAAGTTTATAGATGATCAGCAAATTTTATTATGGCAACATTATACCAGACGTAGAACAAGACTGTTACAGACTGCAGCAGAGCAAACACAACATGCAAATCCTCAGAATAATG AATCTGATTTTGGACGAACGATGCTGAAACATGAATAG
- the Tmem18 gene encoding transmembrane protein 18 isoform X1, which produces MSEDQVKSPIDGILPFLQSIEWRDPWLALLLTFHIAVTMTALMTRNHANFQIMLFLALLLLVYFSESINEVAASNWMLFSRQQYFDSNGLFISVVFSVPILMNCMIMIASWLYQSSQLMTSLKRAQLRQQARNREMEDESVNTNGTVVREKQE; this is translated from the exons ATGTCGGAGGATCAAGTCAAATCTCCGATCGACGGTATTCTTCCGTTTTTACAAAGC ATTGAATGGCGGGATCCATGGCTTGCATTATTGTTAACTTTCCATATTGCTGTCACAATGACTGCATTAATGACAAGAAACCATGCCAATTTTCAAATTATGTTATTCCTTGCTCTGT TACTTTTGGTATATTTCTCTGAAAGCATCAATGAAGTTGCTGCGTCTAACTGGAT GTTGTTCTCAAGGCAACAATATTTTGATTCCAATGGGCTCTTTATATCTGTCGTGTTCTCTGTGCCTATCTTGATGAATTGCATGATTATGATT GCAAGCTGGCTTTATCAATCTAGTCAATTAATGACCAGTTTGAAGAGAGCACAATTGAGGCAACAAGCAAGGAACCGGGAAATGGAAGATGAATCTGTGAACACAAATGGGACTGTTGTAAGAGAAAAGCAAGAATAA
- the LOC117161484 gene encoding retinaldehyde-binding protein 1, whose amino-acid sequence MSFELDTTPPGSEALAVAEKELRETEKNTKEGLAALKKYIEDDKTLYFRTDEVFLLIFLRPCKFYAKSAYELMKRIAEFKDKNAALLSNLMPSDEKVAMLEHNVVNVIKGRDNKNRRILVVSCGKSWDPSAVSADQIFRVLYLVHQLAMWEPLTQIYGTVVIMDFEGLSMKQVMGMTPSFCMKLLTFIQEAMPLRLKEVHFVKQPFLFNMVWQMFKPFVKEKLKKRMFFHGNKMSSLHAYIPVSHIPKNYGGNLPEIDYTSADWYPILLQHEDKIKEWNLYGYRKNE is encoded by the exons ATGTCGTTCGAGTTGGATACAACGCCACCGGGATCGGAAGCCCTGGCTGTCGCCGAGAAGGAGCTCCGGGAGACCGAAAAGAACACGAAGGAGGGCCTCGCAGCTTTAAAGAAGTATATCGAGG ACGACAAGACACTCTATTTTCGTACGGACGAAGTTTTTCTTTTGATATTCCTGCGACCATGCAAATTCTACGCGAAGAGCGCCTACGAGCTGATGAAGAGGATCGCCGAGTTTAAAGATAAAAACGCAGCTCTGTTGTCTAATTTGATGCCAAGCGACGAGAAGGTGGCTATGCTCGAGCACAACGTGGTGAATGTCATCAAAGGAAGAGATAATAAAAATCGAAGAATACTTGTTGTTAGCTGCGGAAAGTCTTGGGACCCGTCCGCTGTCAGCGCCGATCAAATATTTCGAGTGTTGTATTTAGTTCACCAGCTCGCCATGTGGGAGCCGCTAACTCAG ATATACGGAACTGTCGTCATAATGGATTTCGAGGGCCTAAGTATGAAACAAGTGATGGGCATGACACCATCCTTTTGCATGAAACTCTTGACGTTTATTCAAGAAGCTATGCCTCTGCGTTTGAAAGAG GTACACTTCGTAAAACAACCGTTCCTATTCAACATGGTGTGGCAGATGTTCAAGCCCTTCGTGAAGGAAAAGCTAAAGAAACGTATGTTCTTCCACGGCAACAAGATGTCCTCCCTTCATGCATACATTCCAGTTAGTCACATTCCGAAGAACTACGGGGGCAATCTACCGGAAATCGATTACACCAGTGCCGATTGGTATCCTATACTGCTTCAGCACGAAGATAAGATTAAAG aatGGAATTTGTACGGATACCGTAAAAATGAATAA